In Cicer arietinum cultivar CDC Frontier isolate Library 1 chromosome 1, Cicar.CDCFrontier_v2.0, whole genome shotgun sequence, one DNA window encodes the following:
- the LOC101515158 gene encoding fasciclin-like arabinogalactan protein 4, which yields MPSQSHNCILLPQITLTFMLYLLILSPTPSLSLNITALLSTFPDLSQFTALLSAATPLTTELSHRTSLSLLAVPNSFLSTDPHLSHHQLSSSALTDVLRYHVLLQFLSWSDLHSLPPSGKLVTTLFQTTGRATNNFGSVNITHDPHTDAVSIRSPAPYSSSNATVIELIKTLPYNVTIFTVSSLLIPYGFDLMASETRPSILLNITKTLIEAHNFNVAASMLSASGVVNEFEAGEGGAGITMFIPVDDAFADLPPSVSLQSLPADKKAVVLKNHVLRAYYPLGSLQSTSNPLQPTLATETMGAGSFTLNISRFNGSVAINTGIVQALITQTVFDQNPIAIFGVSKVLLPKEIFGKNPIVSAKSPPESGAPPSYDDTLXXXXXXXXXXXXXXXGEFTGD from the coding sequence ATGCCTTCTCAATCTCATAATTGCATTTTACTTCCCCAAATTACCCTCACATTTATGCTATATTTACTAATCTTATCCCCAACACCATCCCTCTCCCTCAACATCACCGCTCTCCTCTCAACCTTCCCCGACTTATCCCAATTCACCGCCCTCCTCTCCGCCGCAACTCCCCTCACCACCGAACTCTCCCACCGCACTTCCCTCTCTCTCCTCGCCGTCCCAAACTCCTTCCTCTCTACCGACCCTCACCTCTCCCACCACCAACTTTCCTCCTCCGCCCTCACCGACGTCCTCCGCTACCACGTTCTCCTCCAATTTCTCTCATGGTCCGACCTCCACTCCCTCCCTCCCTCCGGAAAACTCGTCACCACTCTCTTCCAAACTACCGGCCGCGCTACAAACAATTTCGGCTCCGTTAACATCACACACGACCCTCATACCGACGCCGTTTCGATCCGTTCACCTGCACCTTATTCTTCTTCAAACGCAACCGTTATCGAACTTATCAAAACCCTACCTTACAACGTTACAATCTTCACCGTTAGTTCTCTCTTAATCCCTTATGGTTTTGATCTCATGGCATCGGAAACTCGTCCTAGCATACTTCTAAACATTACTAAAACTTTAATCGAAGCTCATAATTTCAATGTCGCTGCTTCAATGCTTTCTGCTTCCGGCGTCGTTAATGAATTCGAAGCCGGTGAAGGCGGCGCCGGAATCACGATGTTTATTCCCGTCGATGACGCTTTCGCCGATCTACCTCCCTCCGTTTCGTTACAATCACTTCCGGCGGATAAAAAAGCCGTTGTTCTCAAAAACCACGTTCTCCGTGCTTATTACCCTCTTGGTTCACTTCAATCCACTTCGAATCCATTGCAGCCTACACTCGCCACTGAAACCATGGGCGCCGGAAGCTTCACGCTCAACATTTCTAGGTTTAACGGCTCCGTCGCGATTAATACCGGCATTGTTCAAGCTTTAATTACTCAGACGGTGTTTGATCAGAATCCTATAGCGATTTTCGGCGTTTCTAAGGTTTTGTTACCAAAAGAGATTTTTGGAAAGAATCCAATTGTGTCTGCGAAATCGCCTCCGGAAAGTGGTGCTCCTCCTTCGTATGATGACACTCTTTNNNNNNNNNNNNNNNNNNNNNNNNNNNNNNNNNNNNNNNNNNNNGGAGAATTCACCGGGGATTGA
- the LOC101514513 gene encoding uncharacterized protein — protein MKKLKLFHLCFFSCVLLVLCNGLNNGITQISTLKVLLEVKSSFLKDPENVLIDWSENNTDYCSWRGVSCELIKKLNSNDSVHAVVGLNLSNSSLTGSISPSLGHLQNLLYLDLSSNNLVGPIPPSLSNLTKLESLLLFSNQLKGQIPTELGSLTSLRVLRLGDNELSGSIPASFGNLVNLVILGLASCRLTGLIPSQLGRLSELENMILQDNELTGPIPSELGNCSSLIKFSAAENKLNGTIPSQLSQLRNLQVLNFANNSLIGEIPGQFGQMSELLYLNLMGNKLEGHIPMSLSQMGKLQNLDLSMNKLSGGIPENFSIMGQLKYMVLSGNPLYGKIPKTLCSNATNLEQLIISMCGLCGEIPIELSECKSLKQLDLSNNSFNGSIPIEIYSLLGLTELLLHNNSLVGSISPFIGNLTNMQTLALYHNKLQGTLPKEIGRLGKLETFYLYDNQFSGKIPMEIGNCSNLQKVDLFGNHFSGRIPITIGRLKELNFLHLRQNELVGEIPATLGNCHKLNVLDLADNNLSGGIPATFGFLKDLQQFMLYNNSLEGSLPHQMVNIANLTRVNLSKNRLNGSLVPLCSSRLFLSFDVTGNEFDGKIPSRLGNSVSLERLRLGGNKFSGEIPRTLGKIVGLSLLDLSGNSLIGPIPSELSLCSKLAFIHLNNNLLFGHIPSWLGNLPKLGDLNLAFNQFFGPIPLGLFKLPMLLVLSLNNNSLNGSLSNDIGDLQSLNVLRLDHNNFSGPIPIAIGKLRNLYELTLSRNVFSGNIPIEIGNLQNLQIVLDLSYNNLSGQLPSSLGTLAKLESLDLSHNQLNGEVPSLIAEMLSLEKLDISYNNFQGALDKRFSRWPNETFEGNIRLCGASLGRCSRSRAFRNKLSGLNETSIIIISAISTLAAIALMVLAVKIFLRNRQDFSKKGNEVGWFFSSSSSQAQKRLLFPLSTTAGNRDFRWEDIMEATNNLSDEFIIGAGGSGTVYRVEFATGETFAVKKISLKDEYLFHKSFIREVKTLGRIKHRHLVKLVGCCSNRNKGTGWNFLIYEFMENGSVWDWLHKKPLKAKRSLDWETRFKIALGLAQGVEYLHHDCVPKIIHRDIKSSNVLLDSKMDAHLGDFGLAKALIENHDSNTESTSCFAGSYGYIAPEFGYSLKATEKSDIYSMGIVLMELITGKMPTDAAFRGGIDMVKWVEMHINMKETEREEVIDPELKPLLPFEEFAAFQVLEIALQCTKTTPLERPSSRQVCDLLLHVSKNKKLDFEKMKLNH, from the exons atgaaaaaattgaaactttttcaCTTGTGCTTCTTCTCTTGTGTTCTATTAGTCCTTTGCAATGGTTTAAACAATGGAATAACTCAAATAAGTACTTTGAAAGTGCTTTTGGAGGTGAAATCATCTTTTTTGAAAGACCCTGAAAATGTTTTGATTGATTGGTCAGAGAACAACACTGATTACTGTAGTTGGAGAGGTGTTTCATGTGAATTGATCAAAAAGTTGAATTCAAATGACTCGGTGCATGCTGTAGTTGGACTCAACCTATCCAACTCGTCACTCACTGGGTCAATATCACCTTCACTCGGTCATTTACAAAACCTACTCTACCTTGATCTTTCATCAAACAATCTTGTGGGTCCCATTCCACCTTCTCTTTCCAACCTCACCAAATTAGAATCTTTGCTTCTCTTTTCAAACCAACTAAAGGGTCAAATTCCCACCGAGTTAGGCTCGTTAACGAGTCTCCGAGTTTTGCGACTCGGTGACAATGAACTCAGTGGTTCAATTCCCGCTTCGTTCGGCAATTTGGTCAACCTTGTTATCCTTGGTTTAGCTTCATGCAGACTCACGGGGTTAATTCCGAGTCAACTCGGTCGACTCAGTGAGTTGGAGAACATGATTCTTCAAGACAACGAGTTAACAGGTCCGATTCCGTCCGAGTTAGGTAACTGTTCAAGCCTCATCAAATTCTCTGCAGCTGAAAACAAACTCAATGGAACAATCCCGAGTCAACTGAGTCAACTCAGAAACCTCCAAGTTCTCAACTTTGCAAACAACAGCTTAATAGGGGAGATACCGGGTCAATTCGGTCAAATGAGTGAGCTTCTTTATCTCAATTTAATGGGAAACAAACTCGAGGGTCACATTCCAATGTCTCTATCTCAAATGGGCAAGCTTCAAAATCTCGACTTGTCAATGAACAAACTCAGTGGAGGGATTCCAGAAAATTTCAGCATCATGGGTCAGTTGAAATACATGGTTCTTTCTGGTAACCCATTATATGgaaaaattccaaaaacttTATGTTCCAATGCTACAAATTTGGAGCAATTAATTATATCAATGTGTGGACTTTGTGGTGAGATTCCAATTGAGTTGAGTGAATGTAAATCATTGAAGCAACTTGATTtatcaaacaattcattcaaTGGTTCAATACCTATTGAGATTTATAGTTTATTGGGTTTAACTGAACTTTTGCTTCACAACAATAGTTTGGTTGGTTCAATTTCACCTTTCATAGGTAACTTAACAAACATGCAAACACTTGCATTGTATCATAACAAGTTGCAGGGTACTCTGCCTAAAGAGATTGGAAGGCTTGGAAAATTGGAAACTTTTTATCTTTATGATAATCAATTTTCTGGAAAAATTCCTATGGAGATTGGTAATTGTTCAAATTTGCAAAAGGTTGATTTATTTGGTAACCATTTTAGTGGAAGAATTCCAATTACTATTGGAAGGCTTAAAGAGTTGAATTTTCTTCACCTTAGACAGAATGAGCTTGTTGGTGAGATTCCAGCTACACTTGGTAATTGTCATAAATTGAATGTGCTTGATTTGGCAGATAATAATCTCTCTGGTGGAATTCCTGCAACATTTGGTTTCCTTAAAGACTTGCAGCAGTTCATGCTTTACAACAATTCTCTTGAAGGTAGTCTTCCTCACCAAATGGTAAATATAGCAAATTTGACTAGAGTTAATCTTTCAAAGAATAGACTTAATGGAAGTTTGGTTCCATTGTGTAGCTCTAGgttgtttctttcttttgatGTCACAGGTAATGAATTTGATGGTAAAATTCCTTCACGGTTGGGAAATTCAGTGTCCCTTGAGAGGCTTAGATTAGGAGGTAACAAATTTTCTGGTGAAATTCCAAGGACATTGGGAAAAATTGTCGGATTGTCGTTGTTAGACTTATCAGGAAATTCACTCATAGGACCAATACCAAGTGAACTATCTTTGTGTAGTAAACTAGCCTTCATTCATTTAAACAATAACCTTCTTTTTGGACACATTCCATCATGGTTAGGAAATTTGCCTAAGTTAGGAGATCTTAATCTTgcatttaatcaattttttggtCCTATTCCATTAGGCCTATTCAAATTACCTATGTTGTTGGTTCTTTCATTGAACAACAATTCCCTTAATGGAAGTCTCTCAAATGATATTGGTGATCTTCAATCCCTTAATGTTCTTAGACTTGACCATAATAATTTTTCTGGACCAATTCCTATTGCCATAGGTAAGTTGAGAAATCTTTATGAGCTTACTCTCTCTCGAAATGTGTTTAGTGGAAACATACCAATTGAGATTGGAAATCTTCAAAATCTTCAAATCGTTTTAGACCTCAGTTACAATAATCTCTCTGGTCAGCTTCCATCTTCTCTTGGCACGTTGGCGAAATTGGAATCACTCGATCTATCTCACAATCAACTTAATGGAGAAGTTCCTTCACTCATCGCCGAAATGCTTAGTTTGGAAAAGCTTGATATTTCTTACAATAATTTTCAAGGTGCATTGGATAAGCGGTTCTCCCGCTGGCCAAACGAAACGTTTGAAGGGAATATCCGTCTCTGTGGAGCCTCTCTTGGGAGATGCAGCCGCAGCCGTGCTTTCCGCAATAAGCTTTCAGGGTTAAATGAGACATCGATCATTATAATCTCAGCCATTTCAACTCTAGCTGCAATTGCACTAATGGTTCTTGCTGTAAAAATCTTCTTGAGAAATAGGCAAGATTTTTCAAAGAAAGGCAATGAAGTTGGCTGGTTTTTCTCCTCGTCTTCGTCGCAAGCACAGAAACGGCTCTTGTTCCCTCTAAGTACTACAGCTGGAAATCGCGATTTCAGGTGGGAAGACATCATGGAAGCTACAAACAATTTGAGTGATGAGTTCATAATTGGTGCTGGAGGTTCCGGAACAGTCTACCGGGTCGAATTTGCTACCGGTGAAACTTTTGCTGTCAAGAAAATTTCATTGAAAGATGAATATCTTTTCCATAAAAGCTTTATAAGAGAAGTGAAGACTTTAGGGAGGATTAAGCATAGACATTTGGTGAAACTGGTTGGTTGTTGTAGCAATAGAAACAAAGGAACAGGTTGGAATTTTTTGATATATGAGTTTATGGAGAATGGAAGTGTGTGGGATTGGTTACATAAAAAACCTCTTAAAGCAAAGAGAAGTCTTGATTGGGAAACAAGGTTCAAAATTGCTTTGGGTTTAGCTCAAGGAGTGGAGTACCTTCATCATGATTGTGTGCCAAAGATCATTCATAGGGACATCAAATCAAGCAATGTGTTGTTGGATTCTAAAATGGATGCACACTTAGGAGATTTTGGATTGGCTAAAGCACTCATTGAGAATCATGACTCTAATACTGAGTCTACTTCTTGTTTTGCAGGATCTTATGGTTACATAGCCCCAG AGTTTGGATACTCATTGAAGGCAACAGAAAAGAGTGACATTTACAGCATGGGAATTGTGCTAATGGAACTTATTACTGGTAAAATGCCAACTGATGCAGCATTTAGAGGAGGCATAGACATGGTGAAATGGGTGGAGATGCACATTAACATGAAAGAAACTGAACGTGAAGAAGTGATAGATCCTGAACTCAAACCCCTTTTACCTTTTGAAGAGTTTGCTGCATTTCAAGTGCTTGAGATAGCATTACAGTGTACCAAAACTACACCACTTGAGAGGCCATCATCAAGGCAAGTATGTGATCTTCTTCTACATGTTTCCAAGAACAAAAAGCTGGATTTTGAGAAGATGAAATTGAATCATTAG
- the LOC101514832 gene encoding uncharacterized protein, which translates to MASSEVEIASSSPFGCVLRDRNHRDGCRESNKVKTTHAAFQRNIKNFVMDHLNTCMSMSSDSATTNENNVNNNNEDQMSNNNNDSCWVSKASNNLAGLRLSKYNLNNDNNIINKDDKDESSLASLISPRHSRLLDRWAARQAREMVSTLENEAELLSIDNNTNNNMPSFARTSSSISDECSSEISNLGASSLVQIWEKRLNKSSGSKPNIPLEKTSSNGSTIATCNNENVFVVVEEQRGSELGECLEGQLSGNEETFSSFPDWESDKTCDQSRWCSSESDRVSVADIIKRLTATSQSQSPPPSFADDNDHEGFGSSSAASSPCRDFAPELVSDQRAFPLVTRSLQLRGRPAFNDLLMQFENDRHGELKNLAERGTVSKFSQRGRIQALLRLKLLQRSMAANVLSHQKSESSEVNRQVQPHGSSIMQLREKFSTGVEQSSRVHAEVANTRSRRSEILNNITQLENSSTSDQFSKDTSSQISHSSASHSIESTKNSVSQTSEKHRPSSNAMSQGTCFEVQHDYSKETSEATTSMIDSNVNENEEEVINQQYDETSYDCAVEEEGSNQNYAESSSEEMEEELEDYDESRYDWISEISRPRSYWEERRQAWYREMLDTGYPNEDIQVLLQRRTVSTYLSSDFHETMDRLMQSHKVTQTHLVSSQDNEGDNQGLIAFLQERLHPKITPQENGIETNEEERVNGEEEEEEKDKQDNEEEQEGESLTSSLYHEVGDYSNQSSSWSYRDNEAADDFDRVASTSSQPFHSPPFYRDNQRNSSSINPHSIEMELIYDLRGHMEQLYQEMSELRTSIKSCLDMQMLIQLQQSMNQEAQKVEKEEKKSHNKAGKKGDCCICYEMKVDSVLYRCGHMCACMKCASELQCNNGKCPICQSKIDDVIRVYVDA; encoded by the exons ATGGCATCTTCTGAAGTTGAAATTGCGTCTTCTTCTCCATTTGGTTGTGTTTTAAGGGACCGTAATCATCGTGATGGATGCAGAGAAAGTAATAAAGTTAAAACTACACATGCTGCTTTTCAAAGGAACATTAAGAATTTTGTCATGGATCATCTTAACACGTGCATGTCCATGTCTTCTGATTCTGCTACAACAAATGAAAACAACGTCAACAATAACAATGAGGATCAAATGAGTAACAACAACAATGATTCTTGTTGGGTTTCGAAAGCTAGCAATAATCTTGCAGGGCTTCGTTTGTCAAAATACAATCTTAACAATGACAATAACATCATTAACAAGGATGATAAAGATGAATCATCCTTGGCTTCTTTGATTAGCCCGAGACATTCACGCCTTCTTGATCGGTGGGCTGCGAGGCAAGCTCGTGAGATGGTGTCGACGTTGGAGAATGAAGCTGAGTTATTGTCTATTGACAATAACACCAACAACAACATGCCTTCATTTGCAAGGACATCTAGTTCTATCTCGGATGAATGTTCTTCGGAGATATCGAACCTTGGTGCGTCTTCCCTTGTTCAGATATGGGAAAAGAGGCTTAACAAATCAAGTGGATCCAAACCCAACATCCCACTTGAGAAAACAAGTTCAAATGGAAGTACAATTGCAACTTGCAATAATGAGAATGTGTTTGTTGTAGTGGAAGAACAAAGAGGGTCGGAACTAGGAGAGTGTTTAGAAGGACAGTTATCAGGGAACGAAGAAACATTTTCTTCGTTCCCTGATTGGGAGTCTGATAAGACTTGTGATCAAAGTAGGTGGTGTTCTTCTGAGAGTGATAGAGTCAGTGTTGCTGATATCATAAAGAGACTCACCGCTACGAGTCAAAGTCAGAGTCCACCTCCATCTTTTGCTGATGACAATGATCATGAAGGGTTTGGTAGTAGCAGTGCTGCAAGTTCTCCTTGTAGAGATTTTGCACCAGAACTTGTTTCAGACCAAAGAGCTTTTCCTCTGGTTACTCGTTCACTGCAACTTCGAGGGCGTCCAGCATTCAATGATTTGCTTATGCAGTTCGAGAATGATAGGCATGGAGAGCTAAAGAACCTTGCTGAACGAGGAACTGTCTCCAAGTTCTCACAACGAGGTCGCATTCAG GCATTACTTCGACTTAAATTATTACAACGTAGCATGGCAGCTAACGTTCTATCGCACCAGAAATCAGAATCATCTGAAGTAAACAGACAAGTACAACCACATGGATCTTCAATTATGCAACTAAG GGAAAAATTTAGCACTGGAGTTGAACAAAGTAGTAGAGTCCATGCAGAAGTAGCTAACACAAGAAGTCGTCGCAGCGAGATATTAAACAACATCACGCAATTGGAAAACTCATCCACTTCAGATCAATTCAGTAAAGACACAAGCAGCCAGATTTCTCATAGCTCTGCCAGTCACTCCatagaatcaacaaaaaattCGGTGTCTCAGACGAGTGAAAAACATCGTCCAAGTTCAAATGCCATGTCCCAAGGAACATGTTTTGAGGTTCAGCATGATTACTCCAAGGAAACTTCTGAGGCAACAACATCAATGATCGACTCAAATGTTAATGAGAACGAGGAAGAGGTGATTAACCAGCAATATGATGAAACAAGTTATGATTGTGCAGTAGAAGAGGAGGGAAGTAACCAAAACTATGCTGAAAGCAGTTCTGAAGAGATGGAGGAAGAGTTAGAGGATTATGATGAAAGTAGGTATGACTGGATCAGCGAAATTTCCCGGCCGAGGAGTTATTGGGAAGAGAGGAGGCAAGCTTGGTATAGAGAGATGCTTGACACTGGTTATCCAAATGAGGATATACAGGTTCTTCTTCAAAG ACGAACAGTGTCAACTTACCTTTCTAGCGATTTTCACGAAACAATGGATAGATTGATGCAATCTCATAAGGTAACACAAACACATTTAGTGAGTAGTCAAGATAATGAGGGAGACAATCAAGGGTTGATAGCGTTTTTACAAGAACGCCTACATCCCAAAATAACTCCTCAAGAAAATGGAATAGAGACAAACGAGGAGGAAAGGGTAAATGGggaagaggaggaggaggagaaaGATAAGCAAGATAATGAAGAGGAGCAAGAAGGGGAGAGTTTGACAAGTAGTTTGTATCATGAAGTTGGAGACTATTCAAATCAATCCTCATCATGGAGTTATAGAGACAATGAAGCTGCTGATGATTTTGATAGAGTTGCTTCTACATCTTCACAACCTTTTCATTCTCCGCCTTTCTATCGTGATAATCAGCGAAACTCTTCATCCATCAATCCTCATTCAATT GAAATGGAACTCATATATGATTTAAGAGGCCATATGGAGCAACTTTATCAAGAAATGTCTGAACTAAGGACATCAATAAAGAGTTGCTTGGATATGCAAATGCTGATACAGTTACAACAATCCATGAACCAAGAGGCTCAAAAAG ttgaaaaagaagaaaagaagtcACATAACAAGGCTGGTAAGAAAGGCGATTGTTGCATATGCTATGAGATGAAAGTTGACTCAGTTCTATacag GTGTGGACACATGTGTGCATGTATGAAGTGTGCCAGTGAGTTACAATGTAACAATGGAAAATGTCCAATATGTCAATCTAAAATAGACGATGTTATTCGAGTATACGTTGATGCTTAG